In Nocardia sp. NBC_00403, the DNA window CGAGAGCCCCGCGCAGATCATCGAGCGGCTGGAGAAGCAGTACCTGCTCGCCGTGACCGGCAGCGGCGGCGCGGTCGGCGCGACGGCCGCGGTACCCGGTGTCGGCACCGTCGCGGCCATCGCCGCCGTCAGCGCCGAAACGACGTTCTTCATGGAAGCCTCCGCGGTGTTCACCCTTGCGGTGGCGGCCGTGCACGGCGTCTCCCCCGGTGACAAGGAACAGCGCAGGGCGCTGGTGCTCGCGGTCGTGCTCGGTGACAGCGGGATGGAGATCGTCGAGAAGACGGTCGGCCATTCCGCGAAGAATTGGGGCACCGTCTTCGCCAACCGCATTCCCGGGCTGTCGAGCATGAACGACTCGCTGCTCAAGCGGTTCATCATCCGCTTCATCACCAAGCGTGCGGCGCTGATGGCGGGCAAGATCGTCCCGGCGGGCATCGGTGCGGTGATCGGCGGCGTCGGCAACCGGGCCCTCGGCAAGACCACGATCAACAACGCGCGCAAGGCCTTCGGGCCCGCACCGTCGGTGTGGCCTGCCGATCAGCACCTCATCGTCGAAGCCGATCCGCTCACCGCCCTCGACCCGGCGAAGCCGCAACCCCCGGCCACCCCACGATGAGTGCGAGCAGAGGACCTGCGTTCGCCGTCCGCGGCATCGGCAAGCGGTACAACCTGGTGGCGGCCGTCGAGAATGTGAGCTTCACCGTCACCGCGGGCACCGCGGCGGCACTGGTCGGGCCCGCGGGTGCGGGCAAGACGACGATCCTGCGGATCCTGCTCGGGCTGCTCGAACCGACCACTGGCTCGATCGCCATCGGCGGACAAGGGTTACCCGGCACCGCGCGAGCGGTGGGCGGCATGCTCGAACCGCGCGGATTGCATCCCGCACGCACGGCGCGCAACCACCTGCTGGTGTACGCCGCGGCGGTCGGCGTCGCGGACGACCGGGTGGACGAGGTGATCGAACTCGTCGGTCTCGACGTGGCGGCGGACAGCAGAGCGGGTGCGTTGACCGCAGGACAGCAGACCAAGGTGGCCTTGGCGACCGCGCTGCTCGGCGATCCACCGCTGCTGGTCCTCGACGAGCCCGCCGCCGGCCTCGACAGCGCGGAACGCGCATGGCTGCAAGAGTTTCTGCGCCGGCATACCCGGCGCGGCGGCACGGTGCTGCTGTCCAGCGAGAGCCTCGCCGCGGTGATCCCGGTGGTGGACAACATCATTGTGCTGAGTGCGGGCTCGGTGGTGTACGAGGGCAGTCCGACCAAACTGCGCCGCGGCCACCCCGATCGTCTCGTTGTCGCATCGTCGACGCCGATTGCGCTGGCGACAACGCTTGCCGCACAGGGCTTCACCGACGCGGTGATCCGCCCCGACGGCCGGCTGGCCGTCGCCGAGGCCACCGAGGGACAGATCCAGGAGGCGGCGAAAGTCGCCGGCGTGCGCGTGGACAGCATCACCCCCGACCCGATCCACCCCGATCGGGTGCTGGCCGCGCTGACCAAAGTTCGTCCACAGCCGACTCCGTATCCCGGAGTGGCCGCCCATCTTCCGACGCCGACGCCCTACGGGATTCCACGATGATCGACATCCTGCCCGCGGACCTCGTCCCGGCGGTCAACTCCGAGGTCCGCAAGGTCATCACGCTGCGTGCGAGCCGGATCCTCGGCATCGGCGTGCCCGCGGTCGCGCTCGTCGCGAGTGCGGTCACCGCCATCCTCGCCGGGCCTGCCGACCCGAAGGGCGATCCCGCGACCGGCACCGCGACAATCGGCCTGTATCTCGGCCTCTTAGCGGCGATCCTGGTGTCCGGCGCGTTCGGTGCGGCGGGCGCGGGCGCCGAGTACCGGTACGCCACCATGTCGGTGACCCAATTGTTCACCGCGGACCGCGATCGGCTCGTCACCGCGAAACTCGTTGTTACCGCGGGATTCGCGCTGGCGATCACGTTACTCGTCGAGCTGATCGCCATGGCCTGCCTGATCGGGTTCGGGCACGGCAAGTTCGATTTCGGCCTCCGGCTGCTCACTGTGCTCGGCGGCGGCCTGCTCGCCGCGGCATGCTGGTCACTGATCGGCGCAGGCCTCGGACTGCTGTTGCGCACCTCGACCGGCGCGGTCGCCGCCCTACTCGGTTGGCTCGTCATCGTGGAACCACTGAGCTGGCTCGTCGCCAAAGGCCTCGGTATCGCGGGCTTCGCCACCATGTTCCCCGGCGCCGCCACCGTCAGCACCGTGGCCGTGGGTTCCTTCCAAGACAGTGACTTCCTCGCTCCCGCTCCCGCGGCCGTTGTCGTCCTGCTGCTGTGGACCATCGGCGTCGCGGGCGCGGGCTGGTGGTCGGTGCGCCAACGCGAGTTGTGATCCCGATCGGATAGCTGCCACTGGGAACAACGGTGTGCCGGTTCGCGGCGTTAACGTCGACTTATGTGTGGACTGAGACGATCGAGATGGGCGAGCACCTGATTTGAGCGAGCAGCTGATGGGCGTGGGTCCGGGCGGTTGGATGCGCAGGCTGTGGGCCGAGAGCCGGTCGCACGGCGGGCTGCTCGCGGGGATCGGGGCCGCGTTGGCGGTCGGTGCGGTGGTGGAGATCACGGCGCCGCTGCTCACCAAGCGGGCGCTGGATGCGGCGGGGGTGGGCGACACCGACGTCATCGGTGTGATCGCAGGGCTACTCGCGGTGCTCGCGGTGGGGCGGTTCGCGGCCGCGTTCGGGCGCAGAATGCTGGCGGGACGACTGTCGTTGGATGTGCAGCACAGCCTGCGGCTGCAACTGCTCGGGTCGCTGCAGAGACTGGACGGGACCGGGCAGGACGCCATGCGCACCGGCCAGGTGGTGTCCCGATCGATCACCGATCTGCAATTGGTGCAGGGGCTTTTGGCCATGGCGCCGCTGTCGGGGCTAGCACTGCTGGAGTTCCTGCTCGCGGCCGCGGTGATGGTGTGGCTGTCACCACCGCTCGCGGCCGCCGCCCTGCTGGTGGTTCCGGTGATCGCGCTGGTCGTCTATCGGATGCGGCCACGGCTGTATGCCGCGACCTGGTCCGCGCAGCAACGCGCCGCCGAGGTCGCCCAGCACGTCGAAGAGACGGTCGCCGGCGTTCGCGTGGTGAAGGGGTTCGGGCAGGAAGCCCGCATGGTCGAGGTGCTCGAGCGGCACGGCAGGGCGCTGTATGCCGAGCGCATGCGCGCGGCGAAGATCAACGCGCGGTTCGCGCCGACCGTGTCGGCGGTCCCGCAGGCCGGTCTGGTCGCGGTGATCGCCTTCGGCGGGTGGCTCGCGCTGCACGACGCCATCGGCATCGGCACCTTCCTCGCCTTCGCCGCGTATGTGGCCACCATGACCACGACCACCCGCACCATGACCTCGGTGGTGATCATGGCCCAGCTGACCCGTGCGGCGGCCGAACGGGTCTACCAGGTGATCGACACCGCGCCGACGATCGCCGACCCCACGCACCCGATCGCGCTGCCCGAAGGCCCACTCGGCATCGAAATAGACTCCGTCACCTTCGGATTCGACAGCGACCGCCCGGTGCTGCGCGACCTCGACCTGACCGTGCGACCCGGCGAGACGGTGGCGATTATCGGTCCCGCGGGTTCCGGCAAAACCACACTGTCGCTGTTGTTGCCCCGCTTCTACACACCCGACTCCGGCACGATCCGCCTGTTCGGCACCGAAACCGACACCGCCGCCCAATCCGCGTCGTCGAGCCCGGAACTCGATCGCGCCGCCGAGGAACGCATCGCCCAGCCGCGAATCGGCCCACCGAACCGCGCTTCGGGCGGGTCGGCAACCAGCCGACCAACGGCGGGCCGCGCACATCCGACGGCTATCGATATCGCGGACGTCCGAGCTGCCGACCTGCGCAGTGCAATCGGTGTTGTCTTCGACGACCCGTTCCTGTTCTCCGACAGCATCGCCGCCAATATCGCCCTCGGTAATCCGGACGCCACCGATGCCGAGATCCGCCGAGCCGCCGAACTGGCCGCGGCCGACGATTTCATCGCCGAATTGCCCGACGGCTATGACACCGTGGTCGGCGAGCGCGGGTTGACGCTGTCCGGTGGTCAGCGCCAGCGGATCGCGCTTGCGCGGGCGCTGCTGGCGCGGCCGCGCATCCTGGTGCTCGACGACGCCACCTCCGCGGTCGACGCCGTGACCGAGGCTGCGATCTTCGACACACTGCCGGACCAGGGCGGGCGCACGACAGTGATCCTGGCGCATCGCGAGTCCACCCTCGCCCACGCCGACCGAGTGATCCGCCTGCCCGCCCCCACGGTGTCGCATCACCTCGAGCATCTGGATGCCGCTGCCGTACCGATCCGCATCGGGCGTGGGTCCGCCGCGATCGGCGGGCCCGCATCGGGTGCGGCGGCCGATCTCAGCGAAACCCCCGAGTTGCGCCGCGATATCGAACGGCTGCCACCGGCCACTGAGGCACCCGGCCTGGACGAGCGGCAACTGCGGGAGCCCGATCCCGGCTTCCGGCTGGCTCGGCTGCTGCGGCCGGTCCGCTGGCTGGTGCTGGTTGTGATCGGTTTGCTGGCGCTGGACGCACTCATCGGCGTCACCTTCCCGCCGATCGTCCGCTATGCGATGGATTCCGGTGTCGGCCATGCGGATTCCGGTGCCCTCGCCGCCGCGGCGGCACTCGGTGTCGTGCTGGTGTTTGCGGGCTTGGCGGTCGCCGCGGCGGCGACCGTGCTCACCGCACGCACCGGCGAGCGGGTGCTCTATGGCCTGCGCGTGCGCAGTTACGCCCAGCTGCAACGGCTCGGCCTCGACTTCTACGAACGAGAACTGTCCGGTCGCATCATGACCCGGATGACCACCGATATCGACGCCTTGTCGACCTTCCTGCAGACCGGTCTGGCGACCACGCTGATCGGTGGCCTGACCCTGGTCGGCATCGCGGTCGCGCTGCTGGTCATCGATGCGTCACTGGCCGCGGCCGTGCTGGTCGCGTTGCCGCCGCTCGCGGTTGCGACCTGGCTGTTCCGTCGCGTCTCCTCGACCGCGTACACGGTGTCGCGCGAACACGTCTCGGCGGTGAACGCCGATTTCCAGGAGAACGTCAGCGGTCTGCGCGCGGTGCAGGCCAGCCGCCATGAGCCGTTCGCGGCGCACCGGTTCGCCGAATACTCCGCGCGCTACCGCAACAGCCGGATGCGGGCGCAGCGCGCGATTTCGATGTACTTCGCGTTCGTCATCGCGTGGGCGGATCTGGCGCTGGCCGTGGTGGTGTTCGTCGGCGCCCGTGCGGTCGCCGGCGGCACCACGAGTCCGGGGACGCTGATCGCTTTCGTGCTGTATCTGGAGCTGCTGTTCGGGCCGATTCTGCAGCTCTCCCAGGTATTCGACGGGTATCAGCAGGCCAGGGTCGGCCTGCGGCGGATCGGGGAGCTGTTGCGCACTCCGTCCTCGATCGCCGCGGATCCTGCGCAGGCGGTCGCGATCACGGATGGTCTGCGCGGCGAGGTCACCGTCGACGATGTTCACTTCCATTACCCGGGCACCGACGCACCCGCCCTCGATGGCGTATCGCTGCATATCCCGGCGGGCTCGACCCTCGCGCTGGTCGGCCCGACGGGCGCGGGCAAATCCACCATCGTCAAGCTTCTCGCTCGCCTCTACGATCTGCCCGACGACCTCGACGCGAACCAGGATCCCGAACACCGTGTCCGGAATCTCGACGACGACACAACCGGCGACCCGACCGGCAGTCCGGTAACCGGCGCGATCCGTGTCGACGGTGTCGACATTCGCCACTACCGCCTCACCGACTACCGATCCCGACTCGGCATCGTCCCGCAGGAGGCGCACCTCTTCACCGGCGATGTGGCGAGCAACATCGCGTTCGGAAAACCGTCCGCGACCGAGGCCGAGATCGCGGCGGCCGCCGCGGCGGTCGGCGCAACGGACATGATCGCCGCGCTGCCACTCGGCATGCGCCAACCGGTCGGCGAGCGCGGCCGCGGACTCTCGGCGGGGCAGCGGCAACTCGTCGCACTCGCCAGAGCCGAGCTGGTCGGCCCCGATCTCCTGCTGCTGGACGAGGCCACCGCGACACTCGACCCGGACACCGAGGCAGCGGTGCTGTTTGCCAGCCGTTCGCTGGCTCGCGGCCGCACCACCGTTGTCGTCGCGCACCGGCTCGGGACGGCAGCGCGCGCCGATCGGATCGCCGTCGTCGATCACGGGAAGATCGCGGAAATCGGCACACACGAGGCGCTGGTGGCGGCCGCGGGGCCGTATTCCCGGCTATGGGCTGCGGCTCGGGAAACGGGGGGAATATTCTCGGTCACAGACGAGTCGTCACATATGGGATCGGGACTGTCGGGTGGTCAGTAGATCCGCCGGTTTGCTGCTGGGCCTATCCTCAGATAGGGCGCATCGGCGCGCATCCGCTGATCCCCGTGCCGGGCACGTCACAAACGTCGCAGCGCGAAGAACGAAATGAGGCGAACACCTGCTGTGAGCAGCTCAACTTCCCAGTTCGGACAGAACCAGTGGCTAGTCGATGAGATGTATCAGAAGTACAAACAGGATCCATCTTCGGTAGACGAGAGTTGGCACGAGTTCCTCGCTGATTACACCCCCGAAGCCACTGGAGATTCCGGTAACAGCCAGACCGCGGCTCCGGCCGCACCCGCGCAGGCCGCGCCGTCCACGCCGGCGGCTATGACTTCCGCCACACCCGCGCCCGCCGCAGCTGCACCTGCCCCGGCCGCTCCGGCTCCCGCCGCGCCCGCCCCGGCACCGGCAAAGCCCGCGGCACCGGCCAAAGCCACCGCGCGCACCCCGCAGACCACTCCGGCGCCCACCTCGAACGCGACGCCCACCTCCGGCGGACCCAAGCCCGCCGCGGCCGCCGACGAATCGAAGGTCCTGCGCGGCGCAGCCGCCGCGGTCGTCAAGAACATGTCCGCCTCGCTGACCATCCCCACGGCGACGAGCGTGCGTGCCATTCCGGCCAAGCTGATGATCGACAACCGTCTGGTCATCAACAACCACCTGGCCCGCACCCGCGGTGGCAAGATCTCGTTCACCCACCTGCTCGGGTACGCGATCGTGCAGGGCGTCAAGGCCTTCCCGAATCTGAACCGGCATTTCGCCGAGATCGACGGCAAGCCGAACGCGATCACCCCGGCGCACACCAACCTCGGTCTCGCCATCGACCTGCCCGGCAAGGACGGCAGCCGCACCCTCGTCGTGGCCGCCATCAAGGGCTGCGAGGAAATGACCTTCGGTCAGTTCCACACCGCCTACGAGGACATCGTCCGCCGGGCCCGTGACGGCAAGCTGACCACCGAAGACTTCACCGGTGTCACCATCTCGCTGACCAACCCCGGCACCATCGGCACCGTGCACTCGGTGCCGCGGCTGATGCCGGGCCAGGGCGCGATCATCGGCGCGGGCGCCATGGAGTACCCGGCCGAGTTCCAGGGCATGAGCGAAGAGCGCATCGCCGATATCGGCATCGGCAAGCTGATGACGCTCACCTCCACCTACGACCACCGCATCATCCAAGGCGCGGAGTCCGGTGATTTCCTGCGCACCATCCACCAGCTGCTGATCAGCGACGAGTTCTACGACGAGATCTTCCACGGCCTCGGCGTGCCCTACGAGCCGGTGCGCTGGCGCAAGGACATCCGCGAGCGCGGCGTCGACAAGAGCTCGCGCGTGCTGGAAATGATTGCGGCCTACCGCAATCGTGGCCACCTGATGGCGGACACCGATCCGCTGCGTCTGGTCAAGGACAAGTTCCGCAGCCACCCCGACCTCGACGTCACCCAGCACGGGCTGACCCTGTGGGACCTGGACCGCACCTTCAACGTGGGCGGCTTCCACGGCCAGGAACAGATGAAGCTGCGCGAGGTGCTCTCGGTCCTGCGCGACGCCTACTGCCGCCACGTCGGTGTGGAGTACACCCACATCCTCGACACCGAGCAGCTGCAGTGGATCCAGGAGCGGGTCGAGCAGAAGCACGCGAAGCCGACTGTCGCGCAGCAGAAGTACATCCTGAACCGACTGAATGCGGCGGAGGCCTTCGAGACCTTCCTCCAGACCAAGTACGTCGGCCAGAAGCGCTTCTCGCTGGAAGGCGCCGAGACCGTCATCCCGATGATGGACGCAGTCATCGACCAGTGCGCCGAGCACTCGCTCGACGAGGTCATCATCGGCATGCCGCACCGCGGTCGCCTCAACGTGCTCGCCAACATTGTCGGCAAGCCGTACTCGAAGATCTTCACCGAGTTCGAGGGCAACATGAACCCGGCGGGGGCGCACGGCTCCGGCGACGTCAAGTACCACCTCGGCGCGCACGGCACCTACCTGCAGATGTTCGGCGACAACGAGATCGAGGTCTCGCTGACCGCCAACCCGTCGCACCTGGAAGCCGTCGACCCGGTGCTCGAGGGTCTGGTCCGCGCCAAGCAGGACATCCTCGACAAGGGCGACGGCCCGGAGGGCTACTCCGTTGTCCCGCTGATGCTGCACGGTGACGCCGCATTCGCCGGTCAGGGCGTGGTCGCTGAGACGCTGAACCTGTCGGGTCTGCGTGGCTACCGCGTCGGCGGCACCATCCACATCGTGGTGAACAACCAGATCGGTTTCACCACGGCGCCGGAGAACAGCCGCTCGACCGAATACTCCACGGACATCGCGAAGTTCATCGGCGCGCCGATCTTCCACGTGAACGGCGACGACCCGGAGGCCTGCGACTGGGTGGCGCGTCTCGCGGTGGACTTCAAGCAGAAGTTCCGCAAGGACGTCGTGATCGACATGATCTGCTACCGGCGTCGCGGCCACAACGAGGGCGACGACCCGTCGATGACCCAGCCGTACATGTACGACGTCATCGACACCAAGCGCTCTGTTCGCAAGGCCTACACCGAGAGCCTGATCGGCCGTGGCGACATCTCCCTCAAAGAGGCCGAGGACGCCCTGCGCGACTACCAGGGTCAGCTGGAGCGAGTCTTCAACGAGGTCCGCGAGCTGGAGAAGTACGTCCCGGAGCCGAGCGAATCGGTCGAGGACGACCAGCAGGTGCCGACCACCGTCGTGACGGCGGTGGACAAGACGGTGCTGCAGCGCATCGGCGACGCCTTCCTCAACGTGCCGGACGGTTTCAACGTGCATCCGCGCGTCAAGCCGGTGCTGGAGAAGCGTCGCGAGATGGCCTACGAAGGCAAGGTCGACTGGGCCTTCGCCGAGCTGATGGCCTTCGGCACGCTGATCGACGAAGGCAAAGCGGTGCGGTTGACCGGTCAGGACTCGCGTCGTGGCACGTTCACTCAGCGGCACTCGGTGATCATCGACCGCAAGACGGCCGAGGAGTACACCCCGCTGCACAACATCGGCAGCACCAACCCCGGTTGGTTCGCGGTGCACGATTCGGCGCTGAGCGAGTACGCGGCGGTCGGCTTCGAGTACGGCTACTCGCTGGGCAACTCCAACGCACTTGTGTTGTGGGAGGCGCAGTTCGGTGACTTCGTCAACGGCGCGCAGTCCATCATCGACGAGTTCATCTCCTCCGGTGAGGCCAAGTGGGGTCAACTGTCGGACGTCGTGCTGCTGCTGCCGCACGGCCACGAGGGCCAGGGTCCCGACCACACCTCCGGTCGAATCGAGCGCTTCCTGCTGCTGTGCGCCGAGGGCTCGATGACGGTCGCCGTGCCGTCCACCCCGGCGAACTACTTCCACCTGCTGCGCCGCCACGCGCTCGACGGCATCCGCCGCCCGCTGATCGTCTTCACTCCGAAGTCGATGCTGCGCAACAAGGCTGTGGTCTCGGACCTGAAGGACTTCACCGAGTCGAAGTTCCACTCGGTGTTCAACGAGCCCACCTACGAGCAGGGCATCGGTGACGGCAACAAGGTCAAGCGGGTCCTGATGACCAGCGGCAAGCTCTACTACGAGCTGGTCGCGGCGAAGGCCAAGGGCAACCGCGAGGACATCGCCATCGTGCGGATCGAGCAGCTCTACCCGCTGCCCAAGTTCCGCCTCAACGAGGCACTCGCGACCTACCCCAACGCGACCGACATCGCCTGGGTCCAGGAGGAACCGGCCAACCAGGGCGCATGGCCCTTCTTCGGCCTCAACCTCCCCGAGCTCCTCCCCGACCGCTTCACCAAGCTCCGCCGCATCTCGCGCCGCGCCATGTCGGCCCCGTCCTCGGGTTCGAGCAAGGTGCACGCGGTAGAACAGCAGGAGATCATCGACGAGGCCTTCGAGCCCACCAGCTAGTTCGCTAGTTCGTTCATGATCTGACGCCGGGTCGAATCCGCCTCTCCCCAGAGCGATTCGACCCGGCGTTCTGCTTTTCGATACCGTACGTCGCCACCATCTCACGACCTGCCGCTGTGAAGCGGTAGTTCGCGCAATGCTTGGTGAACGAGATCGACGGCTGGTATCCGAGGCTTTGCGATGATCTGCTCCATGGATGCCGGTCGAACTGCGCCGGCCACAACCGTGTCAGGCGGCAGCCGTGTGCGTTCCAACGAAGGAGCAAGGATGACTGGGAGGTCGACCAGCTGAGCCAGGTCGGCGGCGACGCGTCACCGGCGACGAAGTTCTGGTCAGTTCCCGGTGGTGATGCCGGTGGCGAATTCGACGACAACTTTCTCGTCGGTGATCTCCTGAACCGTGACGTTGACGCCTTCCGCGGGCTGGGTTTGCCCGGCTGGGATTGTGACCTCCTGACCGGCCACCTTCAGGGTGATCAGGTTGCCGTTCACGGCAACGAGTTCGGCGTCGACGCCGAGGACGGTGGCCTTGGCGTGCACGCCGCGGGTGAAGGTGACGGTGCAGCCGCTGACGTTGCAGTCGGACTTGGTGCCCGGCCCTTCGACGGTGCAGGCGGCCACGCCGAACGAGGCGAGCAGCGCGAAAACGCAGAGGGCGATCAGCCGTCGGAGAAACATGTCGCCGAGTGTAGGGGTACCGAGCAGTCGAGGGTTGCCGCTCGCCGCATCACCGTGGTTGCGGTGGACGGCCTGCGGCGTCGGGTTCAGGGGCGTGGCCGGTGGAGATGTCGGGGCGCGATGCCGCCGTGACGCCGGGCACTCGGTCTTGCACGACGAAGCTGGCGCGAGTGTGGATGGGCGCGCCGGGGCGTCGGATATAGGGCACGACGCGGAAGTCGTTGCGCCACAATTTCTGATCGAGTTCGACGCGGACATAGCCGCGTTGTGCGTTGAAGAATTTCATGTCGGGATTGGCGGCCAGCAAGTTGCGCCCGGTGGGGTTGATATCGGCGCCGTCGCCGCCACTTGTGATCGATGTTCCGGTGAATTCCGATGCGACGACGGGTGATTCGGGATCGGCGTAGTTGCGGCGCAGATCGGCAGCGTAGTTGTGGTGCCGGTCGCCGGTGATCACGACGAGGTTGCGCACGCCGCGGTCGGCGGCGGCGCCGAGCACGGTGTTGCGGTCGGCGACGTACCCATCCCAGGCGTCGGCGCCCAGGTCGGCGCCGGGGCCGGGGTCGTAGTCGGATCGGCTCATCGCCACCTGATTGCCGATGATCTGCCAACGGGCCATGGAGTCGGAGAATCCGTCCAGCAGCCAATCACGTTGCCGCGCACCGAGTATCGTGCGATCGGCTGCGAGCCCGTCGGCGCAATCGGCGACGTTCTCGCCGTCGCATGCCTGCCTGCTGCGGTACTGCCGGGTGTCGAGCATGGTGATCTCCGCGAGGTCGCCGAAACCGTAGCGCCGATGCAAACGCATGTTCGGCCCGGCCGGCAGCTGTTCGATCCGCAGCGGCTGGTGCTCGTACATCGCCTGGAAGGCGGCGGCGCGGCGGTGGCGGAACAGCGCAGGAATGCGATAGATGTCGAGCCCGAGCCCTGGCGCGTCGGCCGCCCAGTTGTTGTCGACCTCGTGGTCGTCCATGGTGACAAGCCAGGGGAACGCGGCGTGCGCGGCACGCAGCGGCTGCTCGGCTTTGGCCTGTGCGTAGCGCAGCCGGTAGCCGGCCAGGTCGACCGCTTCGGCACGGAACTGCGGCTCGACCGTCATGCCCTCGCGGCCACGGTTCCAGCCGCGCTCGTAGATGTAGTCACCGAGATGGACGACCAGATCGAGGTCTTCGGCGCTCATGTGCTCGTAGGCGGTGTAGAAGCCGGAAGTCCACGATTGGCAGGAGGCGAAGGCGAAACGCATGCGTGCGGTGGGCCGGCCGGGCGGCGGCGAGGTGCGAGTCCGGCCGATCGGCGAGATCGCCGATCCCGCGCGAAAGCGGTAGAAGTACCAGCGATCCGGGGCCAATCCATGGACCTCGGGATGCACGGTGTGGGCGAGCGCGCGCGTCGCGACCGCACTCCCCCGGGCCACCACCTGCTGGAAGTGCTCGTCATGAGCGACTTCGTATTCGACGGTCACCGGAGCAAGTGGCATTCCGCCGAGCCCGTCCGGGGCAAACGGGTCGGGCGCCAACCGGGTCCACAACACCACGCCATCGGAGGTGGGATCTCCCGACGCCACCCCCAAGCTGAAAGGGTCCCCCGGCCACCGCGGCGCCCGAAACCGCCCGCTACCGGCCGCCGACGCCCCGACCAGCACCGCAACCGATCCGGCGGTGCCGAATCTCAACAGCTCCCG includes these proteins:
- a CDS encoding alkaline phosphatase D family protein encodes the protein MGLSRRELLRFGTAGSVAVLVGASAAGSGRFRAPRWPGDPFSLGVASGDPTSDGVVLWTRLAPDPFAPDGLGGMPLAPVTVEYEVAHDEHFQQVVARGSAVATRALAHTVHPEVHGLAPDRWYFYRFRAGSAISPIGRTRTSPPPGRPTARMRFAFASCQSWTSGFYTAYEHMSAEDLDLVVHLGDYIYERGWNRGREGMTVEPQFRAEAVDLAGYRLRYAQAKAEQPLRAAHAAFPWLVTMDDHEVDNNWAADAPGLGLDIYRIPALFRHRRAAAFQAMYEHQPLRIEQLPAGPNMRLHRRYGFGDLAEITMLDTRQYRSRQACDGENVADCADGLAADRTILGARQRDWLLDGFSDSMARWQIIGNQVAMSRSDYDPGPGADLGADAWDGYVADRNTVLGAAADRGVRNLVVITGDRHHNYAADLRRNYADPESPVVASEFTGTSITSGGDGADINPTGRNLLAANPDMKFFNAQRGYVRVELDQKLWRNDFRVVPYIRRPGAPIHTRASFVVQDRVPGVTAASRPDISTGHAPEPDAAGRPPQPR